The genomic interval CGCCGGAATACGCATCTACCACCTGCACCCCGTCGCCGCTGAAGTCCACGAAGCTCTTCTCGCCCGCGCGGTGCTCCTGCCTCATGGTGACGCTCGCCCCTTGCAGCCACCGGCCGTAGCGCTCGCAGAAGCGGCTGTACTATGACCCGCACAACAAATGCGCCGACCTGATGCCGAACAACAGCTTCCCCGGTTGGGATATGTTCGTGAATGGGAAGAGCTTCGACGCGCTGCAACTGGCCACGCGCACGCTGTGGGACGTCAAGACGGATGATTTTGACAAGCACTCACCACACTCACAGAAGTTCTTCATCAAAATGAAATTGGGCGAGCTGCAACGCGAGAAG from Archangium lipolyticum carries:
- a CDS encoding DUF6310 domain-containing protein translates to MPNNSFPGWDMFVNGKSFDALQLATRTLWDVKTDDFDKHSPHSQKFFIKMKLGELQREKRLAEACGYDFIVGVRSEAHKTALNRADPTLKVAFMDWC